A single window of Pseudomonas benzenivorans DNA harbors:
- a CDS encoding YdcH family protein: MPLQYHPLSREFPQFENEMRALLQADGHFARLAQEYEELDKRIYEVEDGRVAMDEMELLGLKMQRVSLKDEVASMLKNGSAS; encoded by the coding sequence ATGCCATTGCAATATCATCCGCTCAGCCGTGAGTTCCCGCAGTTTGAAAACGAAATGCGCGCCCTGCTACAGGCTGATGGACATTTCGCCCGGCTGGCCCAGGAGTACGAAGAGCTGGACAAGCGCATCTATGAGGTAGAAGACGGCCGGGTCGCCATGGACGAGATGGAGCTGCTGGGTCTCAAGATGCAACGGGTCAGCCTGAAGGACGAAGTCGCGTCGATGCTGAAGAACGGCTCCGCCAGCTGA
- the radA gene encoding DNA repair protein RadA translates to MAKAKRMYGCTECGATFPKWAGQCGECGAWNTLVETLLESTASTPSGRTGWAGQQAQIKTLAEVSVEEMPRFSTASGELDRVLGGGLVDGSVVLIGGDPGIGKSTILLQTLCNIATRFPALYVTGEESQQQVAMRARRLGLPEDRLKVMTETNIEAIIATARLEKPKVMVIDSIQTIFTEQLQSAPGGVAQVRESAALLVRFAKQSGTAIFLVGHVTKEGALAGPRVLEHMVDTVLYFEGESDGRLRLLRAVKNRFGAINELGVFGMTDKGLKEVTNPSAIFLTRAQEEVPGSVVMATWEGTRPMLVEVQALVDTSHMGNPRRVTLGLDQNRLAMLLAVLHRHGGIPTYDQDVFLNVVGGVKVLETASDLALMAAVISSLRNRPLANDLLVFGEVGLSGEIRPVPSGQERLKEAAKHGFKRAIVPRGNAPKEAPAGLRIIAVTRLEQALDALFE, encoded by the coding sequence ATGGCCAAGGCCAAGCGCATGTACGGCTGCACCGAGTGCGGCGCGACCTTTCCCAAGTGGGCCGGCCAGTGTGGCGAATGCGGCGCCTGGAACACCCTGGTGGAGACCCTGCTGGAGTCCACTGCCAGCACCCCCAGCGGGCGCACCGGCTGGGCCGGCCAGCAGGCGCAGATCAAGACCCTGGCCGAAGTCAGCGTCGAGGAGATGCCGCGCTTCTCCACCGCCTCGGGCGAGCTGGACCGGGTGCTCGGCGGCGGCCTGGTGGACGGCTCGGTGGTGTTGATCGGCGGCGATCCCGGCATCGGCAAGTCGACCATCCTGCTGCAGACCCTGTGCAATATCGCCACGCGCTTCCCGGCGCTCTACGTCACCGGCGAGGAGTCGCAGCAGCAGGTGGCCATGCGCGCACGGCGCCTGGGGCTGCCGGAAGACCGCCTGAAGGTGATGACCGAAACCAACATCGAGGCGATCATCGCCACCGCTCGGCTGGAAAAACCCAAGGTGATGGTGATCGATTCGATCCAGACCATCTTCACCGAGCAGCTGCAGTCGGCGCCGGGCGGCGTCGCCCAGGTGCGCGAGAGTGCGGCGTTGCTGGTGCGCTTCGCCAAGCAGAGCGGCACGGCGATCTTCCTGGTCGGCCACGTGACCAAGGAGGGCGCCCTGGCCGGTCCGCGGGTGCTCGAGCACATGGTCGACACCGTGCTGTATTTCGAGGGCGAGTCCGACGGCCGCCTGCGCCTGCTGCGCGCGGTGAAGAACCGCTTCGGCGCGATCAACGAGCTGGGCGTGTTCGGCATGACCGACAAGGGTCTGAAGGAGGTCACCAACCCCTCGGCGATCTTCCTCACCCGCGCCCAGGAAGAGGTGCCGGGCAGCGTGGTGATGGCCACCTGGGAGGGCACCCGGCCGATGCTGGTGGAGGTGCAGGCGCTGGTCGACACGAGCCATATGGGCAACCCCCGGCGGGTCACCCTGGGCCTGGACCAGAATCGCCTGGCCATGCTGCTGGCGGTGCTGCACCGCCACGGCGGCATTCCCACCTACGACCAGGACGTGTTTCTCAACGTGGTTGGCGGGGTCAAGGTGCTGGAGACCGCCTCGGACCTGGCGTTGATGGCGGCGGTGATCTCCAGCCTGCGCAACCGGCCGCTGGCCAATGACCTGCTGGTGTTCGGCGAGGTCGGCCTGTCCGGCGAAATCCGACCTGTGCCCAGCGGCCAGGAGCGCCTGAAGGAGGCCGCCAAGCACGGCTTCAAACGCGCCATAGTGCCCAGGGGCAACGCGCCCAAGGAGGCCCCGGCGGGGCTGCGGATCATTGCGGTGACGCGCCTGGAGCAGGCGCTGGATGCCTTGTTCGAGTAG
- a CDS encoding ferredoxin--NADP reductase codes for MTVSEEKFTRQILSDVHVWSPSLFSLRCSRDPGFRFRAGQFARLGVQKADGSLVWRAYSMVSAPHDEFLEFFSIVVPGGEFTSELSRLQAGDSLLVDKQAFGFLTLDRFIDGRDLWLLASGTGLAPFLSLLQDFEAWQRFERIILVYSARTASELAYQALIRDIGQLEHLAEYADRLTYLPLVTREQAPGCLNARITTLLESGELERAVGVELSPEHSRLMLCGNPQMIDDTRALLKQRGLHLSLTRRPGQVAVENYW; via the coding sequence ATGACCGTCAGCGAGGAGAAGTTCACCCGCCAGATCCTGAGCGACGTGCACGTCTGGTCACCGAGCCTGTTCAGCCTGCGTTGCTCGCGCGATCCGGGATTCCGTTTTCGCGCCGGGCAGTTCGCCCGCCTCGGCGTACAGAAGGCCGACGGTTCGCTGGTGTGGCGCGCCTACTCGATGGTCTCGGCGCCCCACGATGAGTTCCTCGAGTTCTTCTCCATCGTCGTGCCGGGCGGCGAGTTCACCTCCGAGCTGAGCCGCCTGCAGGCCGGTGACAGCCTGCTGGTGGACAAGCAGGCCTTCGGCTTTCTCACCCTCGACCGCTTCATCGACGGCCGCGACCTCTGGCTGCTGGCCAGCGGCACCGGTCTGGCGCCCTTCCTCTCGCTGCTGCAGGACTTCGAGGCCTGGCAACGCTTCGAGCGCATCATCCTGGTCTATAGCGCCCGCACCGCCAGCGAGCTGGCCTATCAGGCGCTGATCAGGGACATCGGCCAACTGGAACACCTGGCCGAGTACGCCGACCGGCTGACCTACCTGCCGCTGGTGACCCGCGAGCAGGCCCCGGGCTGCCTGAATGCGCGTATCACCACCCTGCTCGAAAGCGGCGAGCTGGAGCGGGCCGTCGGCGTCGAACTGAGTCCCGAACACTCCCGGCTGATGCTCTGCGGCAACCCGCAGATGATCGACGACACGCGGGCGCTGTTGAAACAGCGTGGCCTGCACCTGAGCCTGACCCGGCGGCCAGGCCAGGTGGCGGTGGAAAACTACTGGTAA
- the glyA gene encoding serine hydroxymethyltransferase has product MFSRELNLARFDAELFASMEQEAQRQEEHIELIASENYTSPAVMEAQGSVLTNKYAEGYPGKRYYGGCEYVDVVEQLAIDRAKQLFGADYANVQPHSGSSANSAVYMALLNAGDTVLGMSLAHGGHLTHGASVSFSGKLYNAVQYGIDGNGLIDYDEVERLAVEHKPKMIIAGFSAYSQILDFPRFRAIADKVGAYLFVDMAHVAGLVAAGLYPNPVPFADVVTTTTHKTLRGPRGGLIIARKNEELEKKLNSAVFPGGQGGPLEHVIAAKAVCFKEALQPEFKAYQQQVVKNAQAMAGVFIENGYDVVSGGTQNHLFLLSLIKQEITGKDADAALGRAFITVNKNSVPNDPRSPFVTSGLRIGTPAVTTRGFQEGECRQLAGWICEVLANLGDDAVESRVREQVKALCAKFPVYGN; this is encoded by the coding sequence ATGTTCAGCCGTGAATTGAACCTTGCTCGTTTTGACGCCGAATTGTTTGCCTCGATGGAGCAGGAAGCCCAGCGCCAGGAAGAACACATCGAGCTGATCGCCTCGGAGAACTACACCAGCCCGGCGGTCATGGAAGCCCAGGGCTCGGTGCTGACCAACAAGTACGCCGAAGGCTATCCGGGCAAGCGTTATTACGGCGGTTGCGAGTACGTCGACGTGGTCGAGCAACTGGCCATCGACCGTGCCAAGCAGCTGTTCGGCGCCGATTACGCCAACGTCCAGCCGCACTCCGGCTCCTCGGCCAACAGCGCCGTGTACATGGCCCTGCTCAATGCCGGCGACACCGTACTGGGCATGAGCCTGGCCCACGGCGGCCACCTGACCCACGGCGCCAGCGTCAGCTTCTCCGGCAAGCTGTACAACGCCGTGCAGTACGGCATCGACGGCAATGGCCTGATCGACTACGACGAGGTCGAGCGCCTGGCCGTCGAGCACAAGCCGAAGATGATCATCGCCGGCTTCTCCGCCTACTCCCAGATCCTCGATTTCCCGCGCTTCCGCGCCATCGCCGACAAGGTCGGCGCCTACCTGTTCGTCGACATGGCCCACGTCGCCGGTCTGGTCGCCGCTGGCCTGTACCCGAACCCGGTGCCCTTCGCCGACGTGGTCACCACCACCACCCACAAGACCCTGCGCGGCCCGCGCGGCGGCCTGATCATCGCGCGCAAGAACGAAGAGCTGGAGAAGAAGCTCAACTCGGCGGTGTTCCCGGGCGGCCAGGGTGGCCCGCTGGAGCACGTGATCGCCGCCAAGGCGGTGTGCTTCAAGGAAGCCCTGCAGCCCGAGTTCAAGGCCTACCAGCAGCAGGTGGTGAAGAACGCCCAGGCCATGGCCGGCGTATTCATCGAGAACGGCTACGACGTGGTCTCCGGCGGCACCCAGAACCACCTGTTCCTGCTCAGCCTGATCAAGCAGGAAATCACCGGTAAGGACGCCGACGCCGCCCTGGGTCGCGCCTTCATCACGGTGAACAAGAACTCGGTGCCCAACGATCCGCGCTCGCCGTTCGTTACCTCCGGTCTGCGCATCGGCACCCCGGCGGTGACCACCCGCGGCTTCCAGGAAGGCGAGTGCCGCCAGCTGGCCGGCTGGATCTGCGAGGTCCTCGCCAACCTGGGCGACGATGCGGTGGAAAGCCGGGTGCGCGAGCAGGTCAAGGCGTTGTGCGCCAAATTCCCGGTCTACGGCAACTAA
- a CDS encoding TRAP transporter substrate-binding protein: MFNPLLALFCSALLLASPAVLAQEQGPIVIKFSHVVAEDTPKGQGALLFKKLVEERLAGEVRVEVYPNSTLFGDADELEALRSNEVQMLAPSLSKFGQYTPQLQVFDLPFLFDDLAAVKRFQKRDKGQELLRSMAQHNIYGLAFWNNGMKQLSATRPLRLPADAKGLAFRIQPSDVLEAQFGLLDAQALRLPFAETFAALQSGAVQGAENPWSNIRSQNLDSVQPFITETAHGSLNYMLVSNSTFWNSIPFRTRSQLEAIIEEVSHAVGQSAERLNRRDRAQLLAAGRAELVQLSPAETAAWREAMAPLWQRYEGQIGADVLRAAQTVNRR, encoded by the coding sequence ATGTTCAACCCCCTGCTGGCCCTGTTCTGTTCCGCCCTGTTGCTGGCGTCTCCCGCCGTCCTGGCGCAGGAGCAAGGGCCGATCGTCATCAAGTTCTCCCATGTGGTCGCCGAGGACACGCCCAAGGGCCAGGGCGCGCTGCTGTTCAAGAAGCTGGTGGAGGAACGCCTGGCGGGGGAGGTGCGGGTCGAGGTGTACCCGAACTCGACGCTGTTCGGCGATGCCGACGAGCTGGAGGCGCTGCGCAGCAACGAGGTGCAGATGCTGGCGCCCTCGCTGTCCAAGTTCGGTCAGTACACCCCGCAGCTGCAGGTGTTCGACCTGCCGTTCCTGTTCGATGACCTGGCGGCGGTCAAGCGTTTCCAGAAGCGCGACAAGGGCCAGGAGCTTTTGCGTTCCATGGCGCAGCACAACATCTACGGCCTGGCCTTCTGGAACAACGGCATGAAGCAGCTCTCCGCCACCCGCCCGCTGCGCCTGCCGGCGGACGCCAAAGGCCTGGCCTTCCGCATCCAGCCGTCCGACGTGCTGGAGGCCCAGTTCGGCCTGCTCGACGCCCAGGCGCTGCGGCTGCCGTTCGCCGAGACCTTCGCCGCGCTGCAGAGCGGTGCGGTGCAGGGCGCGGAGAACCCCTGGTCGAACATTCGCAGCCAGAACCTGGACAGCGTGCAGCCGTTCATCACCGAGACCGCCCATGGTTCGCTGAACTACATGCTGGTGAGCAACTCGACCTTCTGGAACAGCATCCCGTTTCGCACCCGCTCGCAGCTGGAGGCGATCATCGAGGAGGTCAGCCATGCGGTCGGCCAGTCCGCCGAGCGACTCAATCGGCGCGACCGGGCGCAGCTGCTGGCGGCCGGCCGGGCCGAGCTGGTGCAGCTGAGCCCGGCCGAGACGGCGGCCTGGCGTGAGGCGATGGCGCCGCTGTGGCAGCGTTACGAGGGGCAGATCGGCGCCGATGTGCTGCGCGCGGCGCAGACCGTCAACCGGCGCTGA
- the mscL gene encoding large-conductance mechanosensitive channel protein MscL, whose translation MSILSEFKAFAVKGNVVDMAVGIIIGAAFSKIVSSFVADLVMPPLGVVIGGVDFTDLAIVLQAAQGDAEAVTLSYGKFLQTVFDFTIVAFAIFLAVRTINRLKREEEAKPEQPKTPTEDQQLLSEIRDLLKAQQK comes from the coding sequence ATGAGCATACTCAGCGAGTTCAAGGCGTTCGCGGTCAAGGGTAATGTGGTCGACATGGCGGTGGGCATCATCATCGGCGCCGCCTTCAGCAAGATCGTCTCCTCCTTCGTCGCCGACCTGGTGATGCCGCCGCTCGGCGTGGTGATCGGCGGGGTGGACTTCACCGACCTGGCCATCGTGCTCCAGGCCGCGCAGGGCGATGCCGAAGCCGTCACCCTGAGCTACGGCAAGTTCCTGCAGACGGTCTTCGACTTCACCATCGTCGCCTTCGCCATCTTCCTCGCGGTCAGGACCATCAACCGGCTCAAGCGCGAGGAGGAAGCCAAGCCGGAGCAGCCCAAGACGCCGACCGAGGACCAGCAGCTGCTCAGCGAGATCCGCGACCTGCTCAAGGCGCAGCAGAAATAG
- a CDS encoding PilZ domain-containing protein, translated as MSDTSQERRRFQRIAFDAPTEIVQGAQRWSVELHDLSLKGLLVRRPADWNGDAEQPFEARVDLGGDIRVRMEVLLTRTQDELLGFSCRHIDLDSISHLRRLVELNLGDEALLERELAALGSD; from the coding sequence ATGAGTGATACTAGCCAAGAGCGTCGGCGCTTTCAGCGCATTGCCTTCGACGCACCCACCGAGATCGTCCAGGGCGCTCAGCGCTGGTCGGTCGAACTGCACGACCTGTCGCTCAAGGGCCTGCTGGTCCGGCGCCCGGCGGACTGGAACGGCGATGCCGAGCAGCCGTTCGAGGCACGGGTCGATCTGGGCGGCGATATCCGCGTGCGCATGGAAGTGCTGCTGACCCGCACCCAGGATGAGCTGCTGGGTTTCAGCTGTCGGCACATCGACCTCGACTCGATCAGCCACCTGCGCCGCCTGGTCGAACTCAACCTCGGCGACGAAGCCCTGCTGGAACGGGAACTGGCCGCGCTCGGCAGCGACTAG